One Pseudonocardia sediminis DNA window includes the following coding sequences:
- a CDS encoding 3-carboxyethylcatechol 2,3-dioxygenase, translating to MPLALVATSHSPLLAHADLDPEVSAELEATFEQARRFAADFDPDVVVSFGPDHYNGFFYNLMPAFCVGYGAESIGDYGSQAGRLDVPEDLAKGLAEAVIGDGVDLAVSLDMQVDHGAVQPMEILFGDIRAKPVVPVFVNSVAPPFTPLARVRRLGEAVGRYLAGQDRKVLLIASGGLSHDPPVPRLDTATAQQRTMLLGQGGPITPEARQARQQRVIDTAKEFAAGTATIQDLAPEWDRELMAILASGDLSPLDAWTPEEMTRIAGNSSHEVRTWIAAYAALAAAGPYEVRHSYYRPIRELIAGFGLTTVESRAHH from the coding sequence ATGCCACTCGCTCTGGTGGCGACCAGCCACAGCCCGCTGCTCGCACACGCCGACCTCGACCCCGAGGTCAGCGCCGAGCTCGAGGCGACCTTCGAGCAGGCCCGCCGGTTCGCGGCCGACTTCGACCCGGACGTCGTGGTCAGCTTCGGCCCGGACCACTACAACGGGTTCTTCTACAACCTGATGCCGGCGTTCTGCGTGGGCTACGGCGCCGAGAGCATCGGCGACTACGGCAGCCAGGCCGGCCGCCTCGACGTCCCCGAGGACCTGGCCAAGGGACTGGCCGAGGCGGTCATCGGTGACGGGGTCGACCTCGCGGTGTCGCTGGACATGCAGGTCGACCACGGCGCGGTGCAGCCGATGGAGATCCTGTTCGGCGACATCCGCGCCAAGCCGGTCGTGCCGGTGTTCGTCAACTCGGTCGCGCCACCCTTCACCCCGCTCGCGCGGGTGCGCCGGCTCGGCGAGGCCGTCGGCCGGTACCTGGCCGGCCAGGACCGCAAGGTGCTGCTGATCGCTTCTGGTGGGCTCTCGCACGACCCGCCGGTGCCGCGCCTGGACACCGCCACCGCTCAGCAGCGCACGATGCTGCTCGGCCAGGGCGGCCCGATAACCCCGGAGGCCCGCCAGGCGCGCCAGCAGCGGGTCATCGACACCGCGAAGGAGTTCGCCGCCGGGACCGCGACCATCCAGGACCTGGCCCCCGAGTGGGACCGCGAGCTCATGGCGATCCTCGCCTCCGGGGACCTGTCGCCACTGGACGCGTGGACTCCGGAGGAGATGACCCGGATCGCCGGGAACTCCTCGCACGAGGTCCGCACCTGGATCGCCGCCTACGCCGCGCTCGCCGCCGCCGGCCCCTACGAGGTCCGGCACAGCTACTACCGGCCGATCCGCGAACTCATCGCCGGGTTCGGGCTCACCACCGTCGAGTCCCGCGCCCACCACTGA
- a CDS encoding flavin-containing monooxygenase: MTNLLADRRAVTDDLDVLVVGGGFSGIYQLERLRSLGFAVKVYEAGSDAGGVWHWNQYPGARVDTEATLYQFSDERIWREWNWSEMYPGQEELQAYFRFVIDRLDLAGDIRFSSRVIAARFDEETDRWTVETRDERTGETFLSRARFLLPMLGTGSKALYPDFPGLADFQGDSFHTSRWPKNYDMTGKRVAVIGTGASGVQVVQTIAPDVAHLTVFQRTPATAIPMYSRKLDAAANDELRQRYPHLFEYRETTFAGLEYNVIFTPTAEVSDEEFTATLEDLWSKGGLHIWLGGYADMFFNSDVGDRIYAFWREKTLPRIKDPALAEKLVPSVPPYPFGTKRCPLEWTYYDAFNQDNVELVDLHEAPIQEVTRNGIRTADGREHEFDVIVLATGFDSFTGGLTDIDVRGTGGESFGDAFREGTRTALGRATAGFPNILYVYGPQSPSAFCNGPTCAELEGDWVVDCLVHLRDNGLTRIEATPEAEQEWNDHLGALAAATTFPLANSWYMNANVPGKKTELLAYPGGLPLYLEKCRESSDHGYAGFVLS, from the coding sequence ATGACGAACCTGCTGGCCGACCGGCGCGCGGTGACGGACGACCTCGACGTCCTGGTCGTCGGAGGCGGATTCTCGGGCATCTACCAGCTCGAGCGACTCCGGTCGCTGGGCTTCGCCGTCAAGGTCTACGAGGCTGGCTCCGACGCGGGCGGCGTATGGCACTGGAACCAGTACCCGGGGGCCCGGGTCGACACGGAGGCCACGCTCTACCAGTTCTCCGACGAGCGGATCTGGCGGGAGTGGAACTGGTCCGAGATGTACCCCGGTCAGGAGGAGCTGCAGGCCTACTTCAGGTTCGTGATCGACCGGCTCGACCTCGCCGGCGACATCCGGTTCAGCAGCCGGGTCATCGCGGCCCGGTTCGACGAGGAGACCGACCGGTGGACCGTCGAAACGCGCGACGAACGGACCGGCGAGACGTTCCTCTCGCGGGCGCGCTTCCTCCTCCCGATGCTGGGCACGGGCTCCAAGGCGCTCTACCCGGACTTCCCCGGGCTCGCGGACTTCCAGGGCGACTCGTTCCACACCTCCCGGTGGCCCAAGAACTACGACATGACGGGCAAGCGGGTCGCCGTCATCGGGACCGGCGCCAGCGGCGTCCAGGTCGTGCAGACGATCGCGCCGGACGTGGCGCACCTGACCGTCTTCCAGCGCACGCCGGCCACCGCCATCCCGATGTACTCCCGCAAGCTCGACGCCGCGGCGAACGACGAGCTGCGTCAGCGGTATCCACACCTGTTCGAGTACCGCGAGACGACGTTCGCCGGACTCGAGTACAACGTGATCTTCACGCCGACGGCGGAGGTGTCCGACGAGGAGTTCACCGCGACGCTCGAGGACCTCTGGTCGAAGGGCGGCCTGCACATCTGGCTCGGCGGCTACGCCGACATGTTCTTCAACTCCGATGTCGGCGACCGGATCTACGCGTTCTGGCGCGAGAAGACGCTCCCGCGGATCAAGGACCCGGCTCTCGCGGAGAAGCTCGTGCCTTCGGTCCCGCCCTACCCGTTCGGGACGAAGCGCTGCCCGCTGGAGTGGACCTACTACGACGCGTTCAACCAGGACAACGTCGAGCTCGTCGACCTTCACGAGGCCCCCATCCAGGAGGTCACCCGGAACGGGATCCGCACCGCGGACGGACGGGAGCACGAGTTCGACGTGATCGTTCTCGCCACCGGCTTCGACTCGTTCACCGGCGGCCTGACCGACATCGACGTCCGCGGCACGGGGGGCGAGTCGTTCGGCGACGCGTTCCGCGAGGGCACGCGGACCGCTCTCGGCCGGGCGACGGCCGGATTCCCGAACATCCTCTACGTCTACGGACCGCAGAGCCCGTCCGCGTTCTGCAACGGCCCCACCTGCGCCGAGCTCGAAGGCGACTGGGTCGTCGACTGCCTGGTGCACCTGCGCGACAACGGTCTGACCCGGATCGAGGCCACGCCGGAGGCCGAGCAGGAGTGGAACGACCACCTCGGGGCGCTGGCCGCGGCGACGACCTTCCCTCTGGCCAACTCCTGGTACATGAACGCCAACGTGCCCGGCAAGAAGACCGAGCTGCTGGCCTATCCCGGCGGACTGCCGCTCTACCTGGAGAAGTGCAGGGAGTCCTCGGACCACGGCTACGCGGGTTTCGTCCTGTCCTGA